Part of the Methanococcus voltae genome is shown below.
AGATTACTTACCAATTTCTGGCAAAAAAGTAGAACCAACGCCTGAGCCACAGCCTGAGCCAACATACAACAGAAATAATAACAATAAAAAATTAGATGCTTCACCAAGCATAGAATCAAGCTCATTAAGAAGGACAGTTTCAAATTCAAACGTAGTTTACGGAAGTAGCTTCGATAAACAGTTAGCAAAAGAATTAAAAGAAAATATACATTCAGACGATACTGAAATAGATGGAGATACAATTATCGTAGGTGGACCAATAGCTAACAGAATAGCTAACGTTTACAACGATAGATTCTCTATCCCTGTAACTAATGATAATCCTGGAGAAAATAGGGGAATTATACAAGTTATAAGTATTCCTTCAGGTTCTTCAACTATAGTTCAAAGTTATAAGTTAATCTATATAGCTGGTTCTGATAGATTGGGAACTGAAGCTGCTTTAAAATACTTTGAAACTCTTACAGAGTTACCTACTGAACCTATTGTTGTAGAATGGGTTGATGGAGGATTTAGAGTGGTTGAATAACCCCTTTTGATGAAACTTTTTTTAAAAGTTTCCTTTGAAACTCTTACAGAGTTACCTACTGAACCTATTATCGTTGAGTGGACTAGTTCTGGTTATAATGTAGTTAACTAACCTTTTGATGAAACTTTTTTCAAAAGTTTCATTTCATTATTTACTTTTTTACTTTTTTTTATTAAACGTTTTAAATTAAATTTAAAGTTTTTTTAAGATTGTTATTTTTAAATAAATATATTAACAATCACATTAATATCAAATATAAAATTAACTGGAATAGTTATAAGAGCTAATTTTATTAACATATTTAAATACATATTTGAATTTATTGTATAACTATTATTTTTAGAGGGGTTATTTTCATTTTTTATGTTTACGGTATTTGAGTTTCCGATTATTATTATCATAGTAAATCACCTTTTTGTGCTACATTGCTTTTAGTTTTGGAAGTCCCCTTAACTTCCCTAATTATACCTTGTCCTGGCGTATAGATTAAGCCCAGTATACTCATTAAGCTTAATAGACTTAGTAAACTTATTAGGCTTAATATTTTTATATGATAAAAAACAAATCAGTATAATAAAAAAATAAAAAAATAAAAAATCAAGGGATTATTGTGAACGATAAAACGTCTAATTATACAATAAGGGAAAAAACTAATGATTTACAAAAAAATATGGAAAATATGAAGAATAAAGGTTCTAGGGTACATATTGCGGTTTTAGGTTATGAATTAGATAGAATAACCGAAGTTCCAATTGAAATACGTACAGATAAGGTATATATAATCACACGTAATGAAGATAAAGAAAGCCCGGAAGCAGTTAAATTTTTGAATGAATGTATAAATAGATTGGAAGATAATAAAATTAAGACATTTATTAGGCGAAACGAACCCTTAAATCTTGAAAATATAATTGTTGAAATGAAAAAGATTATTAAATTTGAAAAAATGAACGAAGTACGTGAAATTTATATAAATGTTTCATCCGGCAGTAGTGTAGGGGCAATTGCTGGAACAATATGCGCTATGCTTTTTTCCGATGAAAATACGAAAATTACCCCATATTATGTTATACCTAATGAACATTATGAAAATTTAAGTGACGAAGAAAAATTAAAAAAGCAAGAAAATTATCGGAAATTGGGCTACGATGGAATTATGCCACGTTCTTTTGGCGTTTATGGAATAGAGTATGTCACTCCTTTTAATATAAGTCTTCCCGATGAAAAATTAATGATATTTGCAAAGAGAATTTATGAAATGGAAAGAGAAAGCGAATACGGAGTTTCAATGAAAAAGATTGCAAAGTTAGTAATTGAAACAAAAGAATCTCAAAATCTTATAAAATTAATAACTGAGCCCGAGAATAAAGAAGAAGAGGAATATAATAAAAAATTAATGGAAGATCTGTTAAAAAAATATAAAAAATTGGATTATGGGGAAAATGAGATATTAACTATGATTGAAGAAAATTACACCATACTAAAATGGAGAAAAATGAGGATGGGTATTGAAAAAGGCGACGAAGAAAATATAAAAAGATTGCAAAGAGAAAAACCAGAACCTGTGGATTATGTTTGGCTTAAACAAAATGTAATCTCTAAATTACAAAAATGGGAAATGATTGAAATACCTGAAGATAGAATTGGAGGCTATAAAAGAGTTAAATTAACAAAAAAAGGAGAAGATTTAGTTAAATATTTATATTAACTTATCACTGTTGTTATAATTTATAAATACTT
Proteins encoded:
- a CDS encoding DUF6293 family protein; protein product: MNDKTSNYTIREKTNDLQKNMENMKNKGSRVHIAVLGYELDRITEVPIEIRTDKVYIITRNEDKESPEAVKFLNECINRLEDNKIKTFIRRNEPLNLENIIVEMKKIIKFEKMNEVREIYINVSSGSSVGAIAGTICAMLFSDENTKITPYYVIPNEHYENLSDEEKLKKQENYRKLGYDGIMPRSFGVYGIEYVTPFNISLPDEKLMIFAKRIYEMERESEYGVSMKKIAKLVIETKESQNLIKLITEPENKEEEEYNKKLMEDLLKKYKKLDYGENEILTMIEENYTILKWRKMRMGIEKGDEENIKRLQREKPEPVDYVWLKQNVISKLQKWEMIEIPEDRIGGYKRVKLTKKGEDLVKYLY